A genome region from Alkalimarinus coralli includes the following:
- a CDS encoding HAD family hydrolase, with the protein MNNSDINSIAKRSPCLIDLERKIENVEVVSFDFFDTLFIRPLCNPEDAFDILGNVLGIDNFRVLRKKAQVDAFAEMQCAGLKEITLKGIYSCFPACAYSQEDLALAEYQLEQALVHPNPEMIHLYRHAITKGKTVVITSDMYLSGDFFVESLAKHNIENVPLYISSDLNATKRDSGELFKVLAKDLDVAPANILHIGDNELADVKQAASKGLRTFFYRRERVPQKLDRYAVSASLARGLINLYADKIPEKSCLEAGFYYGGPASVGFLKWIEQQSTRDQIDYVLFLSRDGYLLSKLTECHQCNLTAKSDYFLGSRTAFMLAAINEHNFVSFMPYFLSGAEGLSPFELLERIGVPAPDSEVMRTLGLADSQLIDLQDTASLQQFLYAYRWQILKVCRRNRQGLLGSLTQLGIKSGHNLALVDVGWSGSTQEAFELAVDSMMDVNVHGYYFCLADTAEKRQRESKQKMSALFSTKTEPRDVIDNIYRNRVAIETFFSAPHDTVIGLEWHNGRTVALEDAGRGNTEGTSDKISDITRGGEIFANAYFELISNINMNDDAKDLAWPVIDFCTRQDLHNWTVFSEINNFDTWASTGNKNTAPLDYTQSP; encoded by the coding sequence ATGAATAATTCAGACATAAACTCAATTGCAAAACGTTCTCCGTGCTTAATAGATTTAGAGCGAAAGATTGAGAATGTTGAAGTGGTATCGTTTGATTTTTTCGATACTCTATTTATCAGGCCGCTTTGTAACCCTGAAGATGCGTTTGATATTTTAGGTAATGTATTAGGTATAGATAACTTTCGAGTATTGCGGAAAAAAGCTCAGGTCGATGCTTTCGCAGAGATGCAGTGTGCAGGCCTTAAAGAAATCACATTAAAGGGCATCTATAGTTGCTTTCCTGCATGTGCTTATAGCCAGGAAGATCTGGCGCTTGCCGAATATCAGTTAGAGCAAGCATTGGTGCACCCTAACCCCGAAATGATCCATTTATACCGGCACGCCATCACCAAAGGAAAAACCGTTGTCATTACGTCAGATATGTATTTATCAGGTGATTTTTTTGTCGAATCGTTAGCTAAGCATAACATTGAGAATGTTCCGTTATACATATCATCTGACCTTAATGCGACCAAAAGAGATTCCGGAGAGCTTTTTAAAGTATTGGCTAAAGACCTGGATGTAGCGCCCGCGAATATACTACATATTGGCGATAATGAACTCGCGGATGTTAAGCAGGCAGCCTCAAAGGGCTTACGGACATTCTTTTATCGTCGTGAAAGAGTACCTCAAAAGCTTGACCGGTACGCGGTATCGGCATCGTTAGCGCGGGGCCTAATCAATTTATATGCTGATAAAATACCTGAAAAATCCTGCTTGGAGGCGGGGTTTTATTATGGGGGACCTGCCTCGGTTGGTTTTTTGAAGTGGATTGAACAACAGTCTACCCGAGACCAAATTGATTATGTTCTGTTTTTATCGAGAGATGGCTATTTACTCAGTAAACTAACAGAATGTCATCAATGCAACCTGACGGCTAAGTCTGATTATTTCCTGGGGTCTAGAACGGCGTTTATGCTAGCGGCTATTAATGAACATAATTTTGTTAGTTTTATGCCTTACTTTCTATCAGGTGCTGAAGGGCTTTCTCCTTTTGAGTTACTAGAACGGATTGGGGTGCCTGCGCCAGACAGTGAGGTGATGCGAACGTTAGGTTTAGCTGACTCACAATTGATTGACTTGCAGGACACAGCGTCTTTGCAGCAATTTTTGTATGCATACCGTTGGCAAATCCTGAAGGTTTGCAGAAGAAATCGACAAGGATTATTGGGTAGTCTAACCCAGCTCGGCATAAAGTCGGGGCATAACCTGGCATTAGTGGATGTCGGTTGGAGTGGGTCTACTCAAGAAGCGTTTGAGCTTGCGGTAGATAGCATGATGGATGTTAATGTGCACGGTTATTATTTTTGCTTAGCGGACACCGCTGAAAAACGCCAACGGGAGAGTAAGCAAAAAATGTCGGCATTGTTCTCAACAAAAACAGAGCCCCGGGATGTCATTGATAACATTTATAGGAATAGAGTTGCCATTGAAACATTTTTCTCAGCTCCTCACGATACTGTTATTGGCTTGGAGTGGCATAACGGCCGCACAGTGGCGTTAGAAGATGCAGGAAGAGGGAACACAGAAGGGACATCTGATAAGATATCAGACATTACCCGTGGAGGAGAAATATTCGCTAACGCGTATTTTGAACTAATCTCTAACATCAACATGAATGACGATGCTAAAGACTTGGCATGGCCTGTTATAGATTTTTGCACACGGCAGGATTTGCACAACTGGACAGTGTTTTCTGAGATTAATAATTTTGATACCTGGGCAAGTACGGGTAATAAAAATACAGCTCCCTTAGATTATACCCAATCACCCTGA
- a CDS encoding glycosyltransferase family 2 protein has translation MASEKEKHVNDAPAAVHDHIKQCVTAVIVTYMPNLESLSSLLKTLSGQCERMILVDNASNQNDQLSDLAKAYSCTTILLHENIGIAAAHNMGIIEAISLRSSHVLLMDQDSEPAPDMVYQLLKAEEEIKTFGHKVAAIGPEHRDARTNKPSPFISSKNISVGKVSSPDANARWCKADFIISSGSLIDINVFNDIGMMEEPLFIDCVDIEWGFRAASKGYQCFGAFDAKMIHAIGDKPLLLFGGARQITMHSPLRHYYFYRNLMVLCKRGYLPGSWKAHVLFKSILQLIIFSTLTKQRKEHFLMIVKGVYHGLTNRLGKL, from the coding sequence GTGGCAAGTGAGAAAGAAAAACATGTGAATGATGCGCCGGCAGCAGTGCATGATCACATTAAACAATGTGTTACGGCTGTTATTGTTACTTATATGCCAAACCTGGAATCGTTAAGCTCGTTGCTTAAAACGCTTTCCGGCCAATGCGAGCGCATGATTTTGGTCGATAATGCTTCTAATCAGAATGATCAGCTGTCAGATTTGGCTAAAGCTTATTCTTGTACTACTATACTTTTGCATGAAAATATAGGCATAGCTGCGGCTCATAATATGGGTATCATTGAAGCCATTAGTCTCCGCAGCAGTCATGTTTTACTAATGGACCAAGACAGCGAACCTGCGCCCGATATGGTTTATCAGTTGCTAAAAGCCGAAGAAGAAATTAAAACGTTTGGCCATAAGGTTGCAGCTATCGGACCTGAGCACAGAGATGCACGTACAAACAAACCTTCCCCTTTTATTTCATCTAAAAACATTAGTGTGGGCAAAGTTTCTTCACCTGATGCTAATGCACGATGGTGTAAGGCTGATTTTATTATTTCATCGGGGTCATTAATAGACATTAACGTTTTTAATGATATTGGAATGATGGAAGAGCCGCTGTTTATCGATTGTGTCGATATTGAGTGGGGGTTTCGTGCCGCATCAAAAGGTTATCAGTGTTTTGGGGCTTTTGATGCAAAAATGATACATGCCATAGGTGATAAACCTCTCTTATTGTTTGGGGGGGCTAGGCAAATAACGATGCATAGTCCGCTAAGGCACTACTATTTTTACAGGAACTTAATGGTATTGTGTAAGCGGGGCTATCTTCCAGGTTCGTGGAAAGCTCATGTATTGTTTAAGTCCATCCTGCAGCTCATTATATTTTCAACACTCACAAAGCAGCGGAAAGAACACTTTTTGATGATAGTTAAGGGAGTGTATCACGGCTTAACAAATAGGCTGGGTAAATTATGA
- a CDS encoding glycosyltransferase: protein MSTEKSTKIDSTKNSGTKNKKQAVLVLGMHRSGTSAFSRAVKTLGYSVGNNLMPASEDNQKGYWEDMGIVTLNEALLSKCHAAWDRPGVLRGSALISAQIAGHKDEIRALISKSFPKKNRIAIKDPRISLLSPIWRECLKDAGFSTKTILCLRHPQAVANSLNTRDHFSDLKSYHLWYHYNLALLEQAVDDVLVVSYENLLKNPESELKRIGAFLALDPDEWSAETSKEVNAYCREFIDSDLCRADDDISERFANAPAYLTAFYEALKKYDSVPKLKAEQIKAVLHASAKFEGDRQLQNELYLLHDELNEKGEAIKHYCDELQDAEAKIFSAIDIRNQTAEANAGLREANDSLKALNLSLQNQQKVLQSTIHENQQQHQADAQQHQKEIDEKVAELGRLTQTIADQQQTNQALQQQLKIYHESTSWRVTEPLRALTVNARNIKLAVRSAFSFVRYYGLAQLFANVMRIWRQEGVLGIKYRLKFGPAQTRSSSVPVVAASATGFGTFQPAFTGSAAIVKSDEGYSLATSSAGYTYIPPRKPANMMEIIGDKSAAPLFSIVVPLYNTPLDLLEKMIGSVESQWYPHWQLILADDASPSASVKDYLKNITHPSIELLYLEENQGIAGATNAAIDQARGDYIVLLDHDDELTDDCLFELAKCIKRDNPDFIYSDEDKIDPDGSFTQPHFKPGWSPDTMMSTMYTCHVACIRKSLLNEVGGLRSQYDGCQDWDLVLRITEATNRISHIPKVLYHWRIIPASIAADLSAKPYALEASKNVRLDALKRRGLIGELEAVSQVDGYFNVVYDLQNEPLISIIIPTRDNVKVLRRCIESIFKKSSYRSFEIIILDNGSIEKECLDYFEEVSQQEDVSVIRHDAPFNFSELNNIGAQEAKGELLLFLNDDTEVISADWLERMGGYAQLSHIGAVGAKLLYPEGNKIQHAGVLNLQDGPGHAFIRQDCDTPGYYMRNLLEYNWLAVTGACLMMEAKKFHSVGTFNEAFPVAYNDVDLCMRLCDQGLFNVVCQSVRLTHYESVSRGIDNIDPEKVARLKRELQALNEAHPQYFQYDPFYSVNLHPNGINFEVPQ, encoded by the coding sequence GTGTCAACAGAAAAAAGTACAAAGATTGACAGTACAAAAAATAGCGGTACAAAAAACAAAAAACAAGCTGTGTTAGTGCTGGGTATGCACCGATCTGGCACGAGCGCATTTAGTCGGGCGGTAAAAACATTAGGCTATAGTGTCGGTAATAATCTCATGCCGGCGAGTGAGGATAATCAAAAAGGTTACTGGGAAGATATGGGGATTGTAACCCTGAATGAAGCGCTTCTTTCTAAATGTCATGCCGCGTGGGATAGGCCTGGTGTGTTACGGGGCTCGGCGCTAATATCTGCCCAAATAGCTGGACACAAAGATGAGATTCGTGCGCTTATCTCTAAAAGCTTCCCCAAAAAAAATCGAATTGCCATTAAAGACCCCCGAATTTCACTACTTTCGCCTATTTGGCGTGAATGCTTAAAAGATGCCGGGTTTTCAACTAAAACGATTTTATGTTTACGCCACCCGCAAGCGGTTGCTAACTCACTCAATACCCGAGATCATTTTAGCGACTTAAAATCTTACCATTTGTGGTACCACTATAACTTGGCGCTATTAGAGCAAGCAGTCGATGATGTATTAGTGGTTAGTTATGAAAATTTACTCAAAAATCCTGAGTCTGAACTAAAGAGGATAGGGGCGTTTCTAGCGCTCGACCCAGATGAGTGGAGCGCTGAAACCAGTAAAGAAGTAAACGCTTACTGTAGGGAATTTATTGATAGTGATTTATGTCGTGCTGATGACGATATTAGCGAACGCTTTGCAAACGCACCGGCTTATCTTACTGCCTTCTATGAGGCGTTGAAAAAATATGATTCGGTTCCAAAACTTAAAGCCGAACAAATCAAGGCTGTTTTACACGCCTCGGCTAAATTTGAGGGTGATCGGCAGCTGCAAAATGAGCTTTATTTGCTTCATGACGAGCTGAACGAAAAAGGGGAGGCGATAAAACATTATTGTGATGAGTTGCAGGACGCAGAAGCGAAAATCTTCTCAGCGATAGATATTCGTAACCAGACCGCTGAAGCAAATGCCGGACTTAGAGAGGCTAACGATTCACTCAAGGCGCTGAATCTAAGTCTGCAAAATCAGCAAAAAGTTCTGCAATCAACTATTCATGAGAACCAGCAACAACATCAGGCTGATGCTCAACAACACCAAAAAGAGATCGATGAAAAAGTGGCTGAACTCGGCCGTTTAACTCAAACCATTGCTGATCAGCAACAGACTAATCAGGCGCTACAACAGCAGCTGAAGATATATCATGAATCAACTTCCTGGCGAGTCACCGAACCATTGAGGGCTTTGACTGTAAACGCAAGAAATATAAAACTGGCTGTACGGAGTGCCTTCAGCTTTGTTAGGTATTATGGTTTGGCTCAGCTCTTTGCTAATGTCATGAGAATTTGGCGTCAGGAAGGGGTTCTGGGTATAAAGTACAGGCTTAAGTTCGGCCCGGCACAAACCCGTTCATCGTCGGTGCCTGTCGTGGCCGCTTCTGCAACGGGCTTCGGCACTTTTCAACCTGCTTTTACCGGATCTGCCGCCATTGTAAAGTCAGATGAAGGCTATTCATTGGCGACTTCTTCGGCTGGGTATACCTATATCCCTCCCAGAAAACCAGCCAATATGATGGAAATAATTGGCGATAAATCAGCCGCACCGTTGTTTTCAATCGTGGTACCGCTTTACAATACGCCATTAGATTTATTAGAAAAAATGATAGGGTCAGTAGAGTCCCAGTGGTATCCGCATTGGCAGTTAATTTTAGCAGACGATGCCAGTCCTTCAGCTAGTGTTAAAGATTACTTAAAAAATATCACCCACCCATCAATAGAACTACTGTATCTTGAAGAAAATCAGGGGATTGCCGGTGCAACTAACGCTGCTATAGATCAGGCGCGTGGTGATTATATAGTGTTACTTGATCATGATGATGAACTGACGGATGACTGCTTATTTGAGTTAGCGAAGTGTATAAAACGAGATAATCCTGATTTTATTTACAGCGATGAAGATAAAATAGACCCTGATGGGAGTTTTACTCAACCGCACTTTAAACCAGGTTGGTCACCCGATACGATGATGAGCACAATGTATACTTGCCATGTGGCATGCATACGCAAAAGCTTATTAAATGAAGTTGGGGGATTACGTTCGCAATATGATGGTTGTCAAGACTGGGATTTAGTATTACGCATTACCGAAGCGACGAACCGAATAAGTCATATTCCCAAGGTTTTGTATCATTGGAGAATAATTCCTGCCTCAATAGCAGCTGATCTTTCGGCTAAGCCTTATGCATTAGAAGCTTCAAAGAACGTTCGGCTTGATGCGTTGAAACGCCGAGGGCTTATTGGAGAGTTGGAAGCCGTCTCTCAGGTTGATGGTTATTTTAATGTGGTTTATGACCTTCAAAACGAACCGCTTATCTCCATCATTATTCCAACAAGAGATAATGTGAAGGTATTGCGCCGTTGTATTGAATCCATATTTAAGAAAAGTAGTTATCGAAGCTTCGAAATTATCATTCTTGATAACGGTTCTATTGAAAAAGAATGTTTAGACTACTTTGAAGAAGTAAGTCAACAAGAAGATGTGTCGGTTATAAGGCATGATGCTCCGTTTAATTTTTCTGAACTTAATAATATTGGTGCACAAGAGGCAAAGGGAGAGTTACTTCTTTTCTTAAATGATGACACAGAAGTTATTAGTGCAGACTGGCTGGAACGAATGGGAGGATATGCTCAGCTTTCGCATATTGGTGCTGTTGGTGCAAAATTACTTTACCCTGAGGGCAATAAAATACAGCATGCTGGAGTGCTAAATTTACAAGACGGGCCAGGGCACGCTTTTATAAGGCAAGATTGCGATACACCGGGATATTATATGCGGAATTTACTGGAATATAATTGGTTAGCGGTAACAGGCGCTTGTTTAATGATGGAAGCAAAGAAGTTTCATTCCGTTGGCACCTTTAATGAAGCATTCCCCGTTGCCTATAATGATGTTGACCTTTGTATGCGTCTATGTGATCAAGGTTTATTTAATGTTGTCTGTCAGTCTGTGCGTTTGACCCATTATGAGTCTGTAAGCAGAGGAATAGATAATATAGATCCTGAAAAAGTTGCCAGGCTTAAACGAGAGCTGCAGGCTTTAAATGAGGCTCATCCTCAGTATTTCCAATATGATCCATTTTATAGTGTCAATTTACACCCTAATGGCATTAATTTTGAGGTGCCACAATGA